The DNA region AAGTCCAGAACCGGAGTTTCTCTGATCGGAAAACGACCGTTCTTTAGCTGGACTTGGTTTAAGTTTTGAGTTTTCAGTGGTTAGTGGGGAAGTTGATTCAGTTGTCAATTGCAAGGCATGATGAATCGCAACGATTCTCTAAGTCTTCAGTCAACTGAGAATTAAGAACTTAAACCTTCCCCTATTCCCTTCACTCTTCAACAGGTTCCGGCTCCCGCGGCGGGGAGACAAACTCGGTCAAGAGGTCGGGTAAAAAGGGTTGCGCCAGGTGCTTGGAGGCCGAAGAATCCAGTTCCAATGCCGTTGTCGGCTGTAAATGAGCTTCAACTGGTTCAGCCGCTGGCGTTGCTTCAGCACCGGGAAGCCAGCCCAACAGGGGGAGGGGGAGCAGTGTTGTGAGGTTGGTAATGACAACCAGGAGAGCCAGGTTGCTGAAATTGTTTTCTGTAATGCCGAACCAGTGCATCAGGACAGCACCGGACTCGTAGGACAGTAAACCTGCCAGATTGACTACTGACATCAGCAAGGCAAATAGAGTGGCTTCCACTCCTGGAGGGCAGAGTCGTGCAGCCAATACCAGGACGGGCATGAAGGCAATCTGGCCCATTACCGTCAATACCAGATTATCTCCCAGGCTGAACCACTGATCGCTAATGCCCAAAGCGCGGTTGGTGTGCGTAACCAGAAGCAAGGTGGACAGACCGAGAACGGCAGAAATCACCGTAGACCAGCCAAAAATCACCCGGAAGGGGACAGCCTTGAGAAACCGCTGAAACACCCAGACTCCCAACAGAGAGGCAATGCTGGTCACCAGTCTGACTCGTCCCAAAAATTCTGGGGCAAATCCCAGTTCGTTTGTGGTGAAGAAGAAAAAGGCGGATTCTGCTGTGGGAGTGGCCTGCCAGAGAAACAAAAACGCCGTGGGCAGCCAGATCGACTTTTGAGTGACGGCATGGCGTAGATGTTTTAACTGATTGCCCACAACTGACCAGTTGGCGGGTTCCGTCAGGCGAGCTTCACTAATGCTCCAGGCCACCAGAGAGACAAATAAGGGAAAGATGGCCGTAACAGCAAATACAGTGCGGGTGGAAAAATGCTCCAGTAACCAACCACTCAAATAAGCCGTAAATAAGCCTCCCGCTGCCGAGGTGCCCCAACAGAGGGATTGGAGAGAACCTGCATCGCCGACCGATTCGACCCGCGCCCGTTCAACGACGATCGAGTCCACAATCACATCACTGAAGGCCACGGACAGGGAACTGAGGGCGATCGCCAGGGTTGCCGCCCACGGGGCATGGACGACAGTGGCCAGGGCCAACCACGCCAGTGCCCCTAAAATCCCTGACAAAACCAGGTAAGGGCGACGGCGATACCCAAAAATCGGCAAACCATCGGAAATAAATCCAAATAGAGGTTTGACCATCCAGGGCAGGGCGGCAATTCCAACCAGGGCAGACACCTCAGCCGGACTCAAGCCTAATTCATCTTTCAAGAAGAAACTGATGGCTAACCGGGCCAGACCCACAATGCCCTGAACAAAGTAAACCAGCAGGATAGCCAGCAACTCCGCACTGGGTTCGTGACCAAAGAAAATTTTCTCGGTGAGTGAGGCTTTGAGTTTAGCGAAACCAGAGGAAGAAACAATCATTGATAATTTGTAACATTGTTTATCAATTCCCCCCATGATAACGTCTTGCTCACAAGAGGTCAGCCACGACGATGCTCAGGGAGAACAATTAATCCTCCGTAATTCAATGTCCGTCTGCGGTAGAGGGCCGCGGGCAAGAATTCATATTTTTTGAGATCAGGTAGCTTGAATCGCCGCGATCGCCGCTTCCAGAGCGATCGCTACATGAGTCCAGTGAGTGCCCCCCTGACAGAACACGATGTAGGGTTCCCGCAGCGGGCCATCGGCTGAAAATTCCGAGGTGCTGCCATCAATGAAGGTACCTCCCGCCATTACCAGTTCACTTTCATAACCGGGCATCGCTGCAGGAACGGGATCCAGGTAGGAACCGATCGGGGATTGCTGTTGGATGGCCCGACAGAAGGCTTTCAGTTTGGCGGGAGAGCCTAATTGAATCGCCTGAATCACATCCCGACGGGGAGCCATTGGTAACGGATTGACGGGATAACCGAGGCGATCGAACACATAGGCCATTAGATGATTACCCTTCATCGCTTCACCGACCATTTGAGGAGCCAGAAACAGTCCCTGGAACAGCAACCGATTTTGCTCAAAGGTGGCTCCTCCCGAACTGCCAATGCCAGGAGCGGTGAGGCGGCAGGTCGCTTGTTCCACCAACTCCGATCGTCCAGCCACATATCCGCCCGCCGTGACGATCGTTCCCCCCGGATTTTTAATCAACGACCCGGCCATCAGGTCTGCTCCAACGGCAGTTGGCTCTACGGTTTCAATAAATTCGCCATAGCAGTTATCGACAAAACAGATCGTGTCGGGATTTTGTTGTTTTACCAGCGTCACAATCTTTGCGATGTCCGCGATCGCCAGACTGGAACGCCAGGAGTAGCCACAGGAACGTTGAATCAAAACTAATCGAGTATGGGGCTTGATAGCTGTACTCAATGCCTGCCAGTCGATCGTTCCCTGCTCGGTTAACTCTAATTGCCGATACCGGATACCAAACTCAGCCAGCGACCCCTGATGCTGCCCCCGCAAACCAATCACTTCTTCCAAGGTGTCGTAGGGCGCACCGGCCACGGCTAACATTTCATCTCCTGGTCGCAGGACTCCATAGAGGGCACAGGCGATCGCGTGGGTTCCTGAGACAAACTGCACCCGCACGGCTGCCGCTTCTGCCCCCATCACTTCGGCAAACACCTGATCCAACACCTGCCGTCCTAAATCATCATGACCGTAGCCCGTGACTCCAGCAAAGTGGTGGGGGCCAACCCGATACTTACAAAATGCTGATAGGACTCGCTTCAGGTTTTCCTTGACCTGGGAGTCAATACCAGAAAAAATCAGGGATAGTGCCTTTTCGGCCTCTGCGATCAAATCCGATCCGTTCATGGTTCCTCACTCATTCAACAAACATCCTAAATCTCTATAAAGTTTTCTCTCACCGGGGGGACAAATCTATTTGAATGTTCCTGTTTACAATGAATGAGTTTTGGCCTGGGCGGGCACTGTAAATTTCTTCGGGACGAATGCATGACTGTTGCAACTTCAAATAAACTCCAACCAGACTGGGCCATTATCGCCTATATGGCGTTCCTGCATCTGGGCGCATTGGCCGCCTTCTTGCCAGGCACCTTTAGCTGGTCAGCCGTGGGACTGGCTGTGTTTCTCCACTGGGTAACGGGCGGACTGGGGATTACTCTAGGGTTTCATCGCCTGGTGACCCATCGCAGTTTTCAGACTCCCAAGTGGTTAGAGTACTTCCTGGTATTCTGCGGTACCTTATCCTGTCAGGGTGGCCCGATCGAGTGGGTAGGAATGCACCGTATCCATCACCTGCACTCCGATCAAAATGCGGATCCCCATGATTCGACTAAAGGGTTCTGGTGGAGCCACATGGGTTGGATGCTGTATGAGTTGCCTGTCCGGGAAGATATTCCTCGTTTCACACGGGATATTGCCGACGATCCGTTCTACCGATTTTGCCAAAACTATTTCATTCCCATTCAGGTAGCTTTCGGCGTGTTGCTGTACTTCCTGGGCGGCTGGCCCTTCGTCGTTTGGGGAATTTTCGTCCGCATCGTGGTGGTCTTTCATTGCACCTGGTTAGTCAATAGCGCCACCCATTTATTCGGCTACCAGACTTATGAATCTGGCGATCGCTCTACCAACTGCTGGTGGGTAGCCCTGATGACCTATGGTGAAGGCTGGCACAATAACCACCACGCCTTCCAACACTCCGCCCGTCACGGTCTGCAATGGTGGGAAATCGACCTCAC from Leptodesmis sichuanensis A121 includes:
- a CDS encoding folate/biopterin family MFS transporter, yielding MIVSSSGFAKLKASLTEKIFFGHEPSAELLAILLVYFVQGIVGLARLAISFFLKDELGLSPAEVSALVGIAALPWMVKPLFGFISDGLPIFGYRRRPYLVLSGILGALAWLALATVVHAPWAATLAIALSSLSVAFSDVIVDSIVVERARVESVGDAGSLQSLCWGTSAAGGLFTAYLSGWLLEHFSTRTVFAVTAIFPLFVSLVAWSISEARLTEPANWSVVGNQLKHLRHAVTQKSIWLPTAFLFLWQATPTAESAFFFFTTNELGFAPEFLGRVRLVTSIASLLGVWVFQRFLKAVPFRVIFGWSTVISAVLGLSTLLLVTHTNRALGISDQWFSLGDNLVLTVMGQIAFMPVLVLAARLCPPGVEATLFALLMSVVNLAGLLSYESGAVLMHWFGITENNFSNLALLVVITNLTTLLPLPLLGWLPGAEATPAAEPVEAHLQPTTALELDSSASKHLAQPFLPDLLTEFVSPPREPEPVEE
- a CDS encoding acyl-CoA desaturase; this translates as MTVATSNKLQPDWAIIAYMAFLHLGALAAFLPGTFSWSAVGLAVFLHWVTGGLGITLGFHRLVTHRSFQTPKWLEYFLVFCGTLSCQGGPIEWVGMHRIHHLHSDQNADPHDSTKGFWWSHMGWMLYELPVREDIPRFTRDIADDPFYRFCQNYFIPIQVAFGVLLYFLGGWPFVVWGIFVRIVVVFHCTWLVNSATHLFGYQTYESGDRSTNCWWVALMTYGEGWHNNHHAFQHSARHGLQWWEIDLTWMTIQLLQTLGLATKVKLVEKE
- a CDS encoding methionine gamma-lyase family protein produces the protein MNGSDLIAEAEKALSLIFSGIDSQVKENLKRVLSAFCKYRVGPHHFAGVTGYGHDDLGRQVLDQVFAEVMGAEAAAVRVQFVSGTHAIACALYGVLRPGDEMLAVAGAPYDTLEEVIGLRGQHQGSLAEFGIRYRQLELTEQGTIDWQALSTAIKPHTRLVLIQRSCGYSWRSSLAIADIAKIVTLVKQQNPDTICFVDNCYGEFIETVEPTAVGADLMAGSLIKNPGGTIVTAGGYVAGRSELVEQATCRLTAPGIGSSGGATFEQNRLLFQGLFLAPQMVGEAMKGNHLMAYVFDRLGYPVNPLPMAPRRDVIQAIQLGSPAKLKAFCRAIQQQSPIGSYLDPVPAAMPGYESELVMAGGTFIDGSTSEFSADGPLREPYIVFCQGGTHWTHVAIALEAAIAAIQAT